In Actinomyces sp. zg-332, the following proteins share a genomic window:
- a CDS encoding SDR family oxidoreductase, with the protein MRVFIAGATGRVGQQLIKELVSKGHSVVSGVRNLEKATKIDEVESIFFDLYQDVNQLAEVIKGCDAVYFTAGSRGKDLLQTDAFGAVKLMQASEKVGISRFILLSSIFATEPEKWSDPNLVNITDYNIAKFFADNYLIYQTNLEYTIVQPGNLVEADSGSGKICINVTKSASNTIPNVAKVLSECLEEVATYNKVIQMSDGDTLISEALKNVS; encoded by the coding sequence GGGCAGCAGCTTATAAAAGAACTGGTTTCAAAAGGGCATAGCGTAGTTTCAGGTGTAAGAAATCTTGAAAAAGCAACAAAAATAGATGAAGTAGAGAGTATATTTTTTGATTTATACCAAGATGTTAACCAGTTGGCTGAAGTTATTAAAGGCTGCGATGCAGTTTACTTTACAGCAGGATCTAGGGGAAAAGATTTACTACAAACTGACGCTTTCGGCGCTGTAAAACTAATGCAGGCAAGTGAAAAAGTCGGTATTTCACGTTTCATTTTATTGAGTTCGATATTTGCTACAGAGCCTGAAAAATGGTCTGACCCTAACTTAGTAAATATTACTGATTACAATATTGCAAAATTTTTTGCAGATAACTATTTGATTTATCAAACAAATTTAGAGTATACGATTGTGCAACCAGGTAATTTAGTTGAAGCAGATAGTGGTTCTGGTAAGATTTGCATAAATGTGACAAAATCTGCCTCAAATACAATACCTAATGTTGCTAAAGTTTTATCTGAATGTTTAGAAGAAGTAGCTACCTACAATAAGGTAATTCAAATGAGTGATGGTGATACTTTAATTAGCGAAGCTTTAAAGAATGTAAGCTAA